TGGAAGAGGTTGTGGCAGGCCCACAGGGTATATTCGAGGGCGCGCGTAAGGGGTTGATCATTATCGATATGAGTACAATCGCGCCATCCGTCAGTCGCAAGCTGGCGCAGGATGCCGGCAAGTATGGCGCTCATTTTCTCGATGCGCCCGTAAGCGGCGGGTCGCAGGGCGCGGTGAACGGCACCTTGACGATCATGGTCGGGGGCGAGCGAGAGATATTCGAGCAGGCACTGCCGGTTCTGGAGGCGATGGGCAAGAAAGAAAATATTTTTCACGTTGGGCCGAACGGTACGGGCGAGGTGGTCAAGATTGTTAATAACATCTTATGTGGCGCTATAGCGGCATCTATCGCCGAGGCATTTACGCTGGGAGTCAAGGCCGGAGCCGATGTGAATACAATGGCAAAGATCATCGGAGTCAGTACAGGCGCGAGCTGGCAGCTTTCCAATCAATTCCCACTACGGGCGTTTCAGGGCAATTTTCAGCCCGGCTTCATGACCGACCTGTTGCATAAGGACCTGGGATTGGCGCTCGATCTTGCAGCGGAGAATATGACGCCGGCAGCTATGACGGCCCTCACGCGTCAGCTGTTCGAGATGGCCCGCGCCGAAGGTTTCGGGCGCGAGGATTATACATCGGTGATTAAGGTGCTGGAAAAGATGGCAGCTGTGGAGGTGAGAAGCGAGTAACGTGATGAATGCCAGGACAGGCACCAGGCGCAGTCTCTACAGTAGAATCCTGTAGGGACTGCGCCTGGTGCCTGTCCTCGTAGCTTGTCTCTTTATTGATAAGTTTGGTACAATAGCGGCAGAAGGCAAAACAGGGCATGTATATCCGCGAGGAGGACTATAAATATGTCACTGCAAACACTTGTGAAGGAAAAGCGCGAAGACATCCTGCGCATCGCCTCTGAGTACGGCGCCTACAATGTACGTATCTTCGGGTCGGTCGCGCGAGGAGAAGATGACGAGAGAAGCGATATCGATTTCCTGGTGGATATGGAAAAAGGCCGCAGCCTGTTCGACCTTGGCGGACTGCTGATGGACCTTCAGGATTTGCTAGGGCATGATGTGGATGTAGTAACAGAGGATGGTCTGCGGGAGCGCATTAAAGACCGCGTTCTAAGAGAAGCCGTTTCTATATGAGAGATCGAAGCATTGTTTGATAGTACAAGAGAACGGATATCTGCGATGATGGTCGGCTCCTCTCTTGATAACATTATGTCGTACCTTTCTTTAGGATAAACCCGAGTGACCAGATCGTCACTCGGGTTCAAATGCCACCCTACCCCCAATTATTTCTTAGCGGTCACTTTCACGGTGCGGGCCTTGACATGCTCGGCCTTGGGCAGATTGAGCATCAGGATACCATTCTCGTAGGTAGCCTCGGCGCGGTCGGCGTTAATGGGAGCCGGCAGCGTGAAAGACTGCTGGTACTGGCCGGACTGGAAACCATTCCAGTGGACCGTCGCGCCCTGCGGAATCTGTACATTGGTCTGCCACTTCAGCGTCAGCGTATCCTGCTGCGCGGTGATCTCTACTGTGTCAGCATTGGCGCCCGGCATCGGAATCTGGAGAATGAAGCCATCCGGCGTCTCGAACAGGTTGGCGGTAATTCCACCGCGATTGAGCATATTGCGGGAGATGAAGCTGTCCTCGAAGAGGCGGTCCATCGCGTCGCGCAACGAAACAACTTCATTGAATGGATTGTAACGAGTCAGGTTATTTGCCATTGTTTTACTCCTTCCTTTCCGAGAATTCTCTAGTACTCCTGAACTTATCTTTTGAACCCGCTCTACCACATCCCCACTCCCGCCCCTACTTTTGAGCAGGTTCTTATTTCGTTTCTCTGCTGTAAGAATAGCGCAACCACTATTAGAATCGCGTATACGAAGTGTAAGAATTTTGTTAGAAAGCTTGATAGGAAGAGTATCAAACCATAACCCCCATTGGTGTCCTCTCGACGCCATACCGCGATTCTGCTACAATGCTGTAAAACAAGCGAACGTATGCAGGGAAGGGAACCATCATGACAGTAGCACAACATTTCACACAGGAAGCGATAGAACACGTCCTCAAACGAGGCGTGGTACAGATCGAGAAGGAAGACGAGTTGCGCCGCCTGCTCTTAGAAGGCAACCACGGCCAGCCGCTGCGCGTAAAGCTGGGTGTGGACCCCAGTCACTATGATCTCACGATAGGTCATGCCGTCGTTTTCCGCAAACTGCGCCAGTTCCAGCAACTCGGCCATAAAGCCGTCGTTGTCATTGGCGACTGGACGGCTCGCCTGGGTGATCCGAGCGGGCGCGAGGATGCTCGCAAGCCACTCAGCGCTGAACAGGTCGCGGAGAATGCCCGCACCTACCTGGATCAATTCTTCAGAATAGTCGATCCCAATCTGACCGAGGTGCGCTGGCAGAGCGAATGGTACGATGCATTCGGTCTGGCTGATGCCCTCAAGCTGCTCGGTCATAAAACCGTGGCCCAGATGCTGGAACGCGACGATTTCTCCAAACGCTACAGAAGCGGCACCGAAATCTACCTCTCCGAGTTCGTCTATCCTCTCCTGCAAGGGTACGATTCGGTCGCTTTGCATTCCGATGTCGAGATCGGCGGCACCGACCAGACGTTCAATCTGCTGGTCGGGCGCGAGCTGCAGCCCATTTTTGGACAGCCCGCGCAGCAAATCCTGACCTTGCAGCTCATTGTGGGCCTTGATGGCTTCAAAAAGATGGGTAAATCGCTGAGCAACTACATTGCCATGACCGCTCCCGCCAACGATATGTTCGGCAAGCTGATGTCACTGCCGGATCATGCCATGATGAGCTACTTTGAGACGTTAACTGACGTGCCAGGGGCCGAACTGGACGAATTGAGCCGCGAGATGGCGGAGGGTTCGCTCAATCCGCGGGATGTCAAATTGCGCATGGCGCGAGAGATTGTCACCAACTTCCATGATGCAGCGGCTGCTCAGCAGGCCGAAGAAGCCTTTACGCGCCAGTTCTCTGAGCGCCAACTGCCGGCAGATATTCCTGACTACCCCTTGAGCCAGCCGGTTGATATTCTCACCTTCATCGTCGATGCAAAGCTGGCGAAGAGCAAGGGTGAGGCACGTCGTCTCATCCAGCAGGGAGGCGTCTCGTTTTTCCCGCAGGGCCCATCCGACGAGGCTCAGCGTATCGGCGAGATTGATTTTGTGGTGCCTGTGATTGATGGCGCTATTCTCAAGGTGGGAAAGTTGCAGTACGTCAGGATCAGAGCATAAGGAGGAGGCAATATATGCCACACGCAACTATAGGAGTCATCGGCGGCAGCGGACTCTATCGTATGGAGGGAATGACCGAGGTCGAAGAGGTCACAGTGGAAACGCCTTTTGGCAGTCCCAGCGATATGATAACCGTGGGCAAGGTTGAAGGAGTTTCGATGGCCTTTCTGCCCCGTCACGGGCGCGGCCATCGTATTTCGCCAACGGAAATACCCGTGCGTGCCAATATCTGGGCGCTCAAGAGCCTGGGCGTCGAGTGGGTCGTCTCCGTCAGCGCCGTCGGCAGCCTGCGCGAGCATATCGCTCCTCGCGACCTGATCATCCCCGATCAATTATTTGATCGTACAAAGAGCCGCGTCAACTCCTTTTTCGAGGGCGGCATTGTCGTGCATGTCACGTTTGCCGATCCATTTTGTTCCACACTCAGCAAACTCCTGATCGAGTCCGCGCAAGAACTGGGCGATGTGAAGGTTCACGTGGGCGGCACCTATGTCTGTATGGAAGGCCCGCTCTTCTCCACGCGCGCCGAATCGCATGTCTACCGCAGCTGGGGTATGGATATTATCGGCATGACTGCCCTGCCGGAGGCAAAGCTGGCACGTGAGGCCGAATTATGCTATGCCTGTATCGCCTGCGCCACCGATTACGATAGCTGGCACGAATCCGAGGAATCGGTCACCGTCGAAATGGTCGTCAGTAATCTGAGCGCCAATGTTGCCAACGCCCAGCGCATTCTTAGAAGTGTGGCCAGGAAGATTCCTGCCGACCGCAGCGCGAACACCTGCGAGTGTCCGAGCGCCCTTGCCACCGCCATTCTCACCGACCGGTCCAGGATTCCTGAGCAAGTTAAGCAGAAGTACGAGCTGCTCATCAGCAAGTACTTTTCTTGACATTTCCCTGCTAGAGTAGTACAATGACTGTGTTCCAGGGAGATGATATCAAACGGAACAGGCCGGTTTTCTTCCGGTCCTGCCGATCGGCGTAATCGGGTCCTACGCGGCAGATGTCTGTGAACCCCGCTAGGTCCGTGAGGAAGCAACGGTAAGTGGACCTCTCTGGGTGCCGTAGGGTAGCCTGATTGCGCTGATCGGCAGGACCGGGCGAAAATCGGTTTTCTCTATGTTTGCTTGTGCCTTCATCCGACCTGGATTGGGTTCGAGGCCCGTGTCTCGTGGGTTTGCAGGCGGAGTCCTAATATCATGACCTCACAATCGCTCTACCGCAAGTGGCGTTCACAAACATTCGATGAGCTTGTCGGCCAGGAAGAAATCGTAACGACGCTGAAAAATGCCCTCAAGAGTGGCAGCCTGGCCCATGCCTATCTCTTTACGGGGCCTAGAGGTACCGGTAAAACCAGTACCGCCCGCCTGCTTGCCAAAACTGTGAATTGTCTCAATCCGCGTGACGGTGAGCCGTGCAACGAATGCCAGCAGTGCCGCGAGATTACTGCCGGTAACTCATTCAATGTCATCGAGATCGACGCCGCTTCCAATCGTGGCATTGACAGTATCCGTGACCTGCGCGAAAAGGTCATGATGCCGCCCTCGACCGGCAAGTATAAGGTCTACGTCCTCGACGAAGCGCACATGCTGACGACCGAGGCGTTTAATGCCCTGCTCAAGACACTTGAGGAACCACCACCTTACGCCATTTTCATCCTGGCGACCACGGAAGTGCATAAGATGCTGCCAACTGTGATCTCGCGCTGCCAGCCATTCTACTTCAAGCGCATCACCACGCGCCAGATCGTCGAACACCTGCATTTCGTTGCTGAGCAAGAACATATCAAACTCGAACGCTCCGCAGCCGAACTTCTTGCCAGGGCCGCAGCCGGCGGTATGCGTGATGCCTTGAGCCTGCTGGATCAGGCCATTGCCTATGCAGGCGAGGAAATATCCCTGGCGCAAGTGCAGGCCATGCTGGGTGTTGCAGACACGCGGGCCATCTCTAAGCTCATCAATCATATCGCTCAACAGGATAGCCCGGCCGTTCTGCACCTGATCCACGAACTCGCGGAATCTGGCGCAGACCTGCACCAGATCAATGCTCAGGTGGTCGAATACTGGCGCGCGCTCATGCTGACCCATGCTGGAGCCAACACTGCTTCCATTCTTGACCTGACTGAAGACGAAATGAGCGAGATCAGGCCGCTTTCGCAGCTTTTCAGCCTCGAAGAGCTGACCGAGTGCGCGCGCATCTTCGCGCAAAATGATCTCATGCAAAAGAATCAGGGCACCCCGCAGCTTGGACTTGAACTGGCCTCGTTGGAGTGCATCGAGGTGCATCGCCGCGCGCAAGCGGGTCAACTGCACGTTGCTCCTGCTGCTTCGATCCCAACTCCAGCAGCACAGTATCGCCCCCCTGTTTCACATACAGCAACACAGCCGGAAGCGCCGGCTCGTTTGTCGCAAACCCCGCATGCCCGGAAACCCTCGACTCCACAGAAAAAAGAAGAGGATTTCGATGTATCGCCTGGCGGTAGCGCTCGCCCGCCTGTGACAGAGCAAAAAGAAGTGCAACCCGTATCTTTGTCATCTAATGGCTCGAAGCCGCCCCTGACCGTTGAGCAGGTGAGTGATGCATGGGAGAGGGTAAGGAAACGGACGAAGCAGAAGAGCAAAAGCGGGTTGATGGCAGCATATCTGGAACATTTTAAAGTTGTTGGTATAGAGGGGACGGCTCAGCAACCAATAGTTATCATTCAGGCGGCAAAGCAGGTGCATTATACATTCGTGAAGGAGAACGACCGTTATAAAGACCTGGAATGGGCGTTGACGATGGAGTTTGGTCTGCCCTGCCAGGTACGGCTTCTGCCACCTGGTCACACGTTCACCGCAGTTCCGGTTTATGAGCCTGATCCACCATCTGCCAATACAATGCTAACCTCTGCTCCACCGCAGTCCGCATATCGTGAACCGCCGGTTTCTTCACCACCTGCCCAGATTGAGCAGGCGGCGAACGGAATAGAAACGCCGGACGTGGGCCTTTCGGCGGTTGATACAGTTCATACAAATAATGGCGATGGGCCAGTTGCCAAAAACAGCGTTGTGAGAGAGAATACTAGTGTGTTCTCATCGAGAGAGAGCATTCAACAGCAGGCGGAGCGTGACCCTGTGGTGCAGGAAGTGATAAAAACTTTTTCGGCAAGAATCGTAGATGTGTTCCCAAAGTAAGGAGCGAGCTTTTCCATGAACATGCGTGAAATCCAGAAGATGCAGCAGAGGCTGATCAAAATGCAGGAGGAATTGGAGGCCTCCCAGTTTACAGGTACCGCCGGTGGCGGCGCTGTAACCATTACTATGAACGGAAAATTTGAAATCTCCGCCGTCAAAATTGACCCGGAAGCCTTTAGCGCAGATGATATCGCCGAGCTGGAAGTAATGG
This genomic interval from Ktedonobacteraceae bacterium contains the following:
- the dnaX gene encoding DNA polymerase III subunit gamma/tau, whose translation is MTSQSLYRKWRSQTFDELVGQEEIVTTLKNALKSGSLAHAYLFTGPRGTGKTSTARLLAKTVNCLNPRDGEPCNECQQCREITAGNSFNVIEIDAASNRGIDSIRDLREKVMMPPSTGKYKVYVLDEAHMLTTEAFNALLKTLEEPPPYAIFILATTEVHKMLPTVISRCQPFYFKRITTRQIVEHLHFVAEQEHIKLERSAAELLARAAAGGMRDALSLLDQAIAYAGEEISLAQVQAMLGVADTRAISKLINHIAQQDSPAVLHLIHELAESGADLHQINAQVVEYWRALMLTHAGANTASILDLTEDEMSEIRPLSQLFSLEELTECARIFAQNDLMQKNQGTPQLGLELASLECIEVHRRAQAGQLHVAPAASIPTPAAQYRPPVSHTATQPEAPARLSQTPHARKPSTPQKKEEDFDVSPGGSARPPVTEQKEVQPVSLSSNGSKPPLTVEQVSDAWERVRKRTKQKSKSGLMAAYLEHFKVVGIEGTAQQPIVIIQAAKQVHYTFVKENDRYKDLEWALTMEFGLPCQVRLLPPGHTFTAVPVYEPDPPSANTMLTSAPPQSAYREPPVSSPPAQIEQAANGIETPDVGLSAVDTVHTNNGDGPVAKNSVVRENTSVFSSRESIQQQAERDPVVQEVIKTFSARIVDVFPK
- the mtnP gene encoding S-methyl-5'-thioadenosine phosphorylase; its protein translation is MPHATIGVIGGSGLYRMEGMTEVEEVTVETPFGSPSDMITVGKVEGVSMAFLPRHGRGHRISPTEIPVRANIWALKSLGVEWVVSVSAVGSLREHIAPRDLIIPDQLFDRTKSRVNSFFEGGIVVHVTFADPFCSTLSKLLIESAQELGDVKVHVGGTYVCMEGPLFSTRAESHVYRSWGMDIIGMTALPEAKLAREAELCYACIACATDYDSWHESEESVTVEMVVSNLSANVANAQRILRSVARKIPADRSANTCECPSALATAILTDRSRIPEQVKQKYELLISKYFS
- a CDS encoding nucleotidyltransferase family protein; this encodes MSLQTLVKEKREDILRIASEYGAYNVRIFGSVARGEDDERSDIDFLVDMEKGRSLFDLGGLLMDLQDLLGHDVDVVTEDGLRERIKDRVLREAVSI
- the tyrS gene encoding tyrosine--tRNA ligase, which translates into the protein MTVAQHFTQEAIEHVLKRGVVQIEKEDELRRLLLEGNHGQPLRVKLGVDPSHYDLTIGHAVVFRKLRQFQQLGHKAVVVIGDWTARLGDPSGREDARKPLSAEQVAENARTYLDQFFRIVDPNLTEVRWQSEWYDAFGLADALKLLGHKTVAQMLERDDFSKRYRSGTEIYLSEFVYPLLQGYDSVALHSDVEIGGTDQTFNLLVGRELQPIFGQPAQQILTLQLIVGLDGFKKMGKSLSNYIAMTAPANDMFGKLMSLPDHAMMSYFETLTDVPGAELDELSREMAEGSLNPRDVKLRMAREIVTNFHDAAAAQQAEEAFTRQFSERQLPADIPDYPLSQPVDILTFIVDAKLAKSKGEARRLIQQGGVSFFPQGPSDEAQRIGEIDFVVPVIDGAILKVGKLQYVRIRA
- a CDS encoding NAD(P)-dependent oxidoreductase, which encodes MQVGFIGIGVMGRPMTLNLLKAGHHVTIFARHPEKPEVQEVINAGAKLAPSSRAVAMASEVVITMVPNSMQVEEVVAGPQGIFEGARKGLIIIDMSTIAPSVSRKLAQDAGKYGAHFLDAPVSGGSQGAVNGTLTIMVGGEREIFEQALPVLEAMGKKENIFHVGPNGTGEVVKIVNNILCGAIAASIAEAFTLGVKAGADVNTMAKIIGVSTGASWQLSNQFPLRAFQGNFQPGFMTDLLHKDLGLALDLAAENMTPAAMTALTRQLFEMARAEGFGREDYTSVIKVLEKMAAVEVRSE
- a CDS encoding YbaB/EbfC family nucleoid-associated protein; this translates as MNMREIQKMQQRLIKMQEELEASQFTGTAGGGAVTITMNGKFEISAVKIDPEAFSADDIAELEVMVLAAAKDAHDKVNNAQQKLASSVTGGMKIPGLF
- a CDS encoding Hsp20/alpha crystallin family protein; translation: MANNLTRYNPFNEVVSLRDAMDRLFEDSFISRNMLNRGGITANLFETPDGFILQIPMPGANADTVEITAQQDTLTLKWQTNVQIPQGATVHWNGFQSGQYQQSFTLPAPINADRAEATYENGILMLNLPKAEHVKARTVKVTAKK